One stretch of Oncorhynchus masou masou isolate Uvic2021 chromosome 9, UVic_Omas_1.1, whole genome shotgun sequence DNA includes these proteins:
- the LOC135545266 gene encoding uncharacterized membrane protein C3orf80 homolog, with product MDIMFNLATGSRTCIYIITFLSAVVISSCHALRRCGDVQCVEGQQCCPPTVTGNGSASSMVRCCKLPLHIFFDNVGWVTRKLSGILILLLLFAMGYFIQRIICPRPRRHPHPEHPEEPSLFHGHATASQDSLLDRYPEYSFGDFTSPVLLPAYDEVKYLPTYEETMQEVRRDQSDDNLLVQSEEPAADRGTRGGPIPREEGQDNSGQNTRASRNSV from the coding sequence ATGGACATAATGTTTAATCTAGCCACCGGCAGCAGAACGTGCATATACATCATCACCTTTCTGTCTGCGGTCGTGATTTCCTCCTGCCACGCGCTCCGCCGCTGTGGGGACGTGCAGTGCGTTGAGGGCCAGCAGTGCTGTCCCCCTACCGTTACCGGCAACGGTAGCGCGAGTTCCATGGTGCGCTGCTGCAAGCTCCCACTGCATATATTCTTCGACAACGTGGGCTGGGTGACGCGCAAACTATCGGGCATCCTGATCCTGCTGCTCCTTTTCGCAATGGGCTACTTCATCCAGCGGATTATCTGCCCGCGCCCGCGCCGACACCCCCACCCAGAACACCCCGAGGAGCCCTCTCTCTTCCACGGACACGCCACCGCGTCCCAGGACTCCCTACTGGACCGGTACCCCGAATACAGTTTTGGGGACTTCACCTCGCCAGTGCTGCTACCCGCATATGATGAGGTGAAGTACCTGCCGACCTACGAAGAGACCATGCAGGAGGTGCGCAGAGACCAGTCGGATGATAATTTACTGGTCCAGTCGGAGGAGCCTGCTGCGGACCGAGGGACGCGGGGAGGACCGATACCCAGAGAAGAGGGACAGGACAATTCAGGACAGAACACACGCGCGTCACGGAATTCTGTCTGA